A window of the Salvelinus fontinalis isolate EN_2023a chromosome 14, ASM2944872v1, whole genome shotgun sequence genome harbors these coding sequences:
- the ttc22 gene encoding tetratricopeptide repeat protein 22, which yields MNYLDKYVINKQEKAMKEGNTEEDIESLIDGMAYIPGHFHLDLNLNHEPSGPGELRRRDTQLKVDSLGAELEAEVGYLQYGVRNLLGLLAFHLDQLEQAEETFMSICKEDPGNLNAWANLGYVYDRLQRELDAGECVEKLSQLMGLEAGQAGQAESRLSAARCLAEQAYAHPYDIELDREEHRRERLTASLTLYNRALDYGGELIPTEEKRNWYFKMATIYVRLDDIVKNKEDSDCSRLFHYNKGLKLLTETLKSEKTHHKALSWCYIGIMLERKEEFSTVPMSVHDCGYSDSDPLSCFGTAIKLAAGDAFILNQLAKVFYLLGKHEMSTGICNMALNVLPDPELNWQAYCTRAKINVMAYVRDLERAKQGQGGLPDRHSLTEAKADLERVLSVRPCLRTHLEMGQVYYYMGVDALQESLLVDEGALNRALVSLSQALQCDPGDSLPDLHLLRGRCLLLKGEEQNAADCFKRALDLERPGSRDTMALRCLLEALLVLFTQSGSDPGPAITQLEVWVRRAQERYPEDAVQAELRSLCRAHTGEVTELSRALISRGRLELVRRLLETVQPNQPARKRPLAKSMSM from the exons ATGAATTACCTAGATAAATATGTGATTAATAAACAGGAGAAAGCCATGAAGGAAGGCAACACAGAGGAGGACATTGAGTCCCTCATTGATGGCATGGCGTACATTCCAGGTCACTTCCACCTGGACCTCAACCTGAACCATGAGCCCAGCGGGCCGGGGGAGCTGCGGAGGAGGGACACCCAGCTGAAGGTGGACTCTCTGggggctgagctggaggcagaagTTGG GTACCTCCAGTATGGTGTCCGTAACCTCCTGGGTCTCCTGGCTTTCCATCTGGACCAGCTGGAGCAGGCCGAGGAGACCTTCATGAGCATCTGTAAAGAAGACCCGGGGAACCTGAACGCTTGGGCCAACCTTGGCTATGTGTACGACCGCCTCCAGAGGGAGCTGGATGCAGGGGAGTGTGTGGAGAAGTTGTCCCAGCTCATGGGTCTGGAGGCTGGGCAGGCAGGTCAGGCGGAGTCCAGGCTTTCTGCAGCCCGGTGCCTGGCAGAGCAGGCCTATGCTCATCCTTATGACATAGAGCTTGACAGAGAGGAACATCGGAGGGAAAGACTGACCGCTtctctgaccctgtacaacagagCTCTGGACTATGGGGGAGAGCTG ATACCAACAGAAGAAAAGAGAAACTGGTATTTCAAAATGGCAACAATCTATGTTAG ACTAGATGATATTGTAAAGAACAAGGAGGACTCGGACTGCTCCAGACTGTTTCACTACAACAAGGGACTGAAGCTGCTCACAGAGACCCTGAAGTCAGAGAAAACACATCACAAAG CACTATCCTGGTGCTACATAGGCATCATGTTAGAGAGGAAAGAAGAATTCTCCACTGTGCCCATGTCTGTACATGACTGTGGCTACTCTGATTCTGACCCACTGTCCTGCTTCGGAACT GCCATAAAACTAGCTGCAGGCGATGCGTTCATCCTGAACCAGCTGGCCAAGGTGTTCTATCTGCTGGGAAAACATGAGATGTCCACAGGGATCTGTAACATGGCTCTCAATGTGCTGCCTGACCCTGAACTCAACTGGCAGGCCTACTGCACCCGCGCCAAG ATCAATGTGATGGCCTATGTGAGGGATCTTGAGAGGGCTAAACAGGGACAGGGTGGGCTCCCTGACAGACATAGCCTGACTGAGGCCAAGGCAGACCTGGAGAGGGTGCTGAGTGTTCGCCCCTGTCTACGCACACACCTGGAGATGGGACAG gtgtattactacaTGGGTGTGGATGCCCTTCAGGAGAGCCTGCTTGTGGATGAGGGGGCATTAAACAGAGCCCTGGTGTCCCTCTCTCAAGCCCTGCAGTGTGACCCGGGGGACAGCCTCCCGGACCTCCACCTCCTCCGGGGGCGCTGTCTGCTACTGAAGGGCGAGGAACAGAATGCAGCCGACTGCTTCAAGAGGGCCCTGGATCTGGAGCGGCCTGGCAGCAGGGACACCATGGCTCTACGCTGCCTCCTGGAGGCCCTGCTGGTGCTATTCACTCAGAGTGGCTCCGACCCCGGCCCCGCCATCACCCAGCTGGAGGTGTGGGTACGGAGAGCCCAGGAGAGGTACCCAGAGGACGCGGTGCAGGCTGAGCTGAGAAGCCTGTGCAGGGCACACACCGGGGAGGTGACCGAGCTCTCCAGGGCTCTGATCAGCAGGGGCAGGCTAGAGCTGGTCAGGAGGCTTCTGGAGACTGTGCaacccaaccagccagccaggaagAGACCACTGGCCAAGTCTATGTCCATGTGA